The proteins below come from a single Patescibacteria group bacterium genomic window:
- a CDS encoding D-alanyl-D-alanine carboxypeptidase has protein sequence MDPKYAAVPIAPAQYMAGPTLIPNATKLDTPASSAVLHDVDSGVMLYQKSASERRPVASIAKLMTALVIMDSHSPDEIVKIGEIPRLELDAQKIGITEGEEFKLEDLLKALLIYSANDVANALAIYDSGSIEKFASKMNLKSKEWGLENSNFVNPSGLDSTDQYSSARDVLTLSELLINNKIFSDIVSTEYTNINNLSGKDYSLTTTNKLLGKNGVIGLKTGFTLIAGECLVALTQRDGHRVVSVVLDSPNRFQESKNMVDWAFNNYIWQ, from the coding sequence ATGGATCCTAAATATGCTGCTGTGCCTATTGCCCCGGCTCAGTACATGGCTGGGCCAACACTTATTCCGAATGCTACGAAGCTAGATACGCCTGCTAGCTCGGCTGTTTTACACGATGTTGATTCTGGCGTAATGCTTTATCAAAAATCTGCCAGTGAGAGACGGCCCGTTGCGTCCATAGCCAAGCTAATGACGGCGCTCGTGATAATGGACAGCCATAGCCCAGACGAAATCGTCAAAATCGGCGAGATTCCACGGCTCGAGCTGGATGCCCAGAAAATTGGTATCACTGAAGGGGAGGAGTTTAAGCTAGAGGATCTACTAAAGGCCTTGCTCATATACTCTGCCAATGATGTAGCTAACGCTCTGGCCATCTACGATAGTGGTTCTATAGAAAAATTTGCTAGCAAAATGAATCTTAAATCGAAGGAGTGGGGTCTAGAGAATAGTAACTTCGTCAACCCATCTGGCCTGGACTCGACCGATCAATACAGTAGTGCAAGAGATGTATTAACGCTATCTGAGCTGCTAATAAATAATAAAATATTTTCCGATATTGTCTCGACAGAGTACACTAATATAAATAATTTATCCGGCAAAGACTATAGCCTCACCACCACGAATAAGCTTCTAGGCAAAAACGGCGTGATAGGGCTCAAAACCGGTTTTACACTAATCGCGGGAGAATGCCTAGTTGCATTGACTCAGAGAGATGGGCATAGGGTTGTTTCTGTAGTCCTAGATAGCCCTAACCGTTTCCAAGAAAGCAAAAATATGGTAGACTGGGCGTTCAATAACTATATTTGGCAATAA
- a CDS encoding GTP-binding protein, whose protein sequence is MSKPLIEFNKIPITVLQGFLGSGKTTLLNYILTHNEGMNIGVVVNDFGDINIDSKLIKSKTDKRLELTSGCICCSLKTLDLQEAIDQFVYEGSNIDYIIIEASGLAEPRDLAMTLRTSLGHSVRLDGIVTVIDAENLEKNATEHNIARDQVLFCDFVIINKVDLVPSSKVKEINQLVLGFNPRVRILESVKGEIDVRLILDQDLYKTKAIVHPNEKEDHDHDHDHDHSDHVHELYTTYSWTSQQPLHPMKFQEFVNRKLPTNIYRAKGIIDFGLKGHSRKYIFQLVGVRPELVWENWDTKPLTELVFIGQNIDKKQLKKQLDECIDDTPDLPLEGNIELKLPKKAEF, encoded by the coding sequence ATGAGCAAGCCATTAATCGAATTTAACAAAATCCCAATCACCGTTCTGCAAGGATTCTTAGGATCAGGCAAGACTACCCTCTTAAATTACATACTCACGCACAATGAGGGAATGAATATTGGCGTTGTAGTGAATGACTTTGGGGATATAAATATCGATAGCAAACTTATTAAGAGTAAGACCGATAAGCGCCTCGAACTTACCAGCGGATGTATCTGCTGCAGTCTCAAGACTCTAGATTTGCAGGAGGCAATCGATCAGTTCGTCTATGAAGGCAGCAACATAGATTACATCATTATTGAGGCATCAGGCCTAGCCGAGCCGCGTGATTTGGCGATGACACTAAGGACTTCTTTAGGCCATAGCGTTCGTTTGGATGGTATCGTTACGGTAATTGACGCCGAGAATCTAGAAAAAAATGCAACTGAGCACAATATCGCCCGTGATCAAGTTTTATTCTGTGATTTTGTAATAATAAATAAAGTGGATTTGGTCCCTAGTTCTAAGGTCAAAGAAATAAACCAACTGGTCCTGGGCTTTAATCCTAGGGTAAGAATTTTAGAATCTGTTAAGGGCGAAATAGATGTCCGTCTAATACTAGATCAGGATCTGTATAAAACTAAAGCAATAGTACATCCGAATGAAAAAGAAGATCACGACCACGACCACGACCACGACCACTCTGACCATGTACATGAGCTCTACACGACCTATTCATGGACATCCCAGCAGCCACTTCATCCTATGAAGTTTCAGGAATTCGTAAATCGCAAGTTACCTACAAATATTTACCGAGCCAAGGGTATAATCGATTTCGGACTCAAGGGCCATTCCAGAAAATACATCTTCCAATTAGTTGGGGTCAGGCCTGAGTTAGTCTGGGAGAATTGGGATACCAAGCCGCTTACGGAGCTAGTGTTTATTGGTCAAAATATCGATAAAAAGCAGCTCAAAAAGCAACTCGATGAATGCATTGATGACACGCCCGATCTTCCACTTGAAGGAAATATAGAACTCAAATTGCCCAAAAAAGCCGAATTTTAA
- a CDS encoding ABC transporter permease, protein MTTVMAGFRDGWIVTRRNLLRYTRLPQLVVISSIQPIMFLTLFNFVFGGAIGTTVPGGGPYINFLLPGILVQTILFGSLQTGVGLSRDLNAGIIDRFRSLPMSRSAVLTGRTSADIIRSSLVAMILLGMGYVYGFRFQNGAGNAVIMIASILAFGYAFSWIAAFVGLAVKDEETAQLAGFLFIFPLTFASATFVPTETMPHWLQVFANNQPVTFAVTAARHFALGTPSGGAEWKLLLWIVGILLVFVPLSVFFYKKRS, encoded by the coding sequence ATGACAACTGTAATGGCAGGCTTTAGAGACGGCTGGATTGTGACAAGGCGTAATCTCTTGCGCTATACGCGCTTGCCGCAGCTAGTGGTGATTTCGTCTATACAGCCGATAATGTTCTTGACGCTATTTAATTTTGTTTTTGGAGGCGCCATAGGCACAACTGTTCCTGGCGGCGGGCCGTATATTAATTTCCTCTTGCCGGGAATTTTAGTACAAACTATTTTATTTGGATCACTTCAGACTGGTGTTGGGCTATCTCGCGATCTAAATGCCGGCATTATAGATAGGTTTCGCAGCCTTCCAATGAGCCGCAGCGCTGTACTTACGGGGCGAACTTCGGCCGATATTATCCGTAGCTCACTAGTTGCGATGATACTTCTTGGTATGGGATATGTGTATGGCTTTAGATTTCAAAATGGCGCTGGTAATGCAGTCATAATGATTGCATCAATCCTAGCCTTTGGTTATGCCTTTTCCTGGATTGCAGCGTTTGTGGGACTGGCAGTAAAAGACGAAGAAACCGCCCAGCTAGCCGGCTTTTTATTTATATTTCCGCTTACTTTTGCCAGTGCTACATTTGTACCGACAGAAACTATGCCTCATTGGTTACAAGTTTTTGCCAATAACCAGCCAGTGACTTTTGCAGTCACGGCGGCAAGGCATTTTGCCCTTGGAACTCCATCAGGGGGTGCCGAGTGGAAGCTGTTACTTTGGATTGTTGGCATTTTACTAGTCTTTGTACCTCTTTCAGTATTTTTCTACAAGAAAAGAAGCTAG
- a CDS encoding ATP-binding cassette domain-containing protein has product MKYAFELKNVKKYYGKVVALDGVTLRAEEGKVYGMLGPNGAGKTTIVKMLSTLIEPDDGVATVAGIDISLDPTSVRKTIGLAGQFAAIDEFLTGRENIYMVGLLYGLKAKESKKRTTDILERLNLTDAADRQVKTYSGGMRRRLDLGASLVGHPKILFLDEPTTGLDPRTRKELWEIIRDLAKDGTSILLTTQYLEEADELADKIAVIDYGKVIAEGTSAQLKAKLGGDLVEFEMTNEHDYRKALEATKAVSKAIKSDDIELTIKIPVKHSATDLLKITQIVDRAGVKPQNISLHKPTLDDVFLAITGKKPKHKLPKKPRRGKQ; this is encoded by the coding sequence ATGAAATACGCGTTCGAACTAAAAAATGTAAAAAAATATTATGGCAAAGTAGTAGCCCTAGACGGCGTGACTCTGCGCGCTGAAGAAGGTAAGGTCTATGGGATGCTAGGGCCTAACGGCGCTGGAAAAACAACGATCGTAAAAATGCTTAGTACTCTTATTGAGCCCGACGACGGCGTTGCCACAGTGGCTGGTATAGATATTAGCCTAGACCCGACTAGTGTTCGTAAAACAATCGGACTGGCCGGGCAGTTCGCCGCTATCGACGAATTTTTAACAGGGCGAGAAAATATTTACATGGTGGGCCTTTTGTACGGCTTGAAAGCCAAGGAATCTAAAAAGCGCACCACAGATATTTTGGAACGGCTTAACCTAACGGACGCGGCCGATCGGCAGGTCAAGACCTACTCTGGGGGAATGCGCCGACGCCTAGACCTCGGAGCTAGCCTGGTGGGACACCCAAAGATTTTATTCCTAGACGAGCCAACTACCGGCCTAGACCCTCGCACTCGCAAAGAACTCTGGGAGATTATTCGCGACCTGGCAAAAGATGGCACTAGCATACTACTAACTACCCAGTACTTAGAAGAAGCCGACGAGCTGGCTGACAAGATTGCCGTAATTGATTATGGCAAGGTGATAGCCGAAGGTACTAGTGCGCAGCTAAAAGCCAAGCTCGGCGGCGACTTGGTGGAGTTCGAAATGACTAATGAGCACGACTACCGCAAGGCGCTGGAGGCTACAAAGGCTGTCAGTAAGGCCATTAAGAGTGATGACATTGAACTAACGATTAAAATACCCGTCAAGCATAGTGCGACTGATTTATTAAAAATTACCCAAATTGTAGACCGAGCTGGTGTAAAACCGCAAAATATTTCACTCCACAAACCAACTCTCGATGATGTTTTCTTGGCTATTACCGGCAAAAAGCCAAAGCACAAGCTTCCTAAAAAACCTAGAAGGGGAAAGCAATAA
- a CDS encoding RNA-binding S4 domain-containing protein codes for MNEDIRINKYLASAGLADSRRKADEMIKAGLVLVNGNRITELSTKLGADDIVEIAGVKGEIRRNIYIALNKPRGVVCSHVNQDNNPTIFDILPKAFYNLKIAGRLDKDSEGLVILSSDGDFIQSLSHPSNNKSKTYIVITKEQITQQSISALNAGIKLKDGMSKLKVSAINNNTVRVILSEGKNRQIRRSFAGAQLEVIKLQRVKIGNYTNPRLQPRKFVFIKPEDVL; via the coding sequence ATGAATGAGGATATTAGGATAAATAAGTACTTGGCTAGCGCTGGCTTGGCTGATTCGAGGCGCAAAGCTGATGAAATGATTAAGGCTGGGTTGGTTTTAGTTAATGGAAACCGCATTACCGAGCTAAGCACAAAATTAGGAGCTGATGACATTGTAGAAATTGCTGGCGTAAAAGGCGAGATCAGAAGAAACATATATATTGCCCTAAACAAGCCTCGTGGAGTAGTCTGCTCTCATGTTAATCAGGATAATAACCCAACTATCTTCGACATTCTACCTAAGGCATTTTATAATCTTAAAATAGCAGGCCGCCTAGACAAAGATAGCGAGGGCTTGGTTATTCTTAGCTCAGATGGAGACTTCATCCAGAGCCTGTCCCACCCTAGCAATAATAAATCCAAGACCTACATAGTAATAACGAAGGAGCAAATTACTCAACAAAGCATATCCGCCCTGAATGCTGGGATAAAGCTCAAGGATGGTATGAGCAAATTAAAGGTTAGCGCTATTAATAATAATACAGTAAGGGTAATACTGAGCGAGGGCAAGAATAGGCAAATTAGGAGAAGTTTCGCAGGTGCCCAGCTAGAAGTTATTAAGCTTCAAAGAGTCAAGATAGGTAACTATACCAACCCAAGACTTCAGCCCAGAAAATTCGTGTTTATTAAGCCCGAGGATGTCTTGTGA
- a CDS encoding response regulator: MSKLLLVEDDISLRDVYNARLQAEGYDISLASNGEEALAMAVKVRPDLIVLDVMMPRISGFDVLDIVRTTPEIAHTKVIMMTALGSSEDKERGEKLGVDQYLVKSQVTLEDVVTTIKKVLEGGSSSAGEPIVGQDSVNTPEAATAAPLADTSSPVMPPEIPQEPLATPPQ; this comes from the coding sequence ATGTCAAAATTATTATTAGTAGAAGATGATATCAGCCTTAGAGATGTCTATAATGCTCGACTCCAAGCCGAAGGCTATGATATCTCCCTGGCAAGCAATGGTGAAGAGGCCCTAGCAATGGCCGTGAAAGTACGCCCCGATTTAATCGTCTTGGATGTTATGATGCCAAGGATATCCGGCTTTGATGTCCTTGACATAGTCAGAACAACCCCAGAAATAGCCCACACCAAGGTAATCATGATGACTGCCCTTGGCAGCTCAGAAGATAAAGAAAGGGGCGAAAAACTTGGTGTCGACCAATACCTTGTTAAGTCTCAAGTCACTCTCGAAGATGTTGTAACGACAATAAAAAAAGTCCTTGAAGGTGGTAGCTCATCTGCAGGGGAGCCTATAGTTGGTCAGGATTCCGTAAATACGCCAGAGGCAGCCACGGCCGCACCTCTTGCCGATACCTCTTCCCCAGTTATGCCCCCAGAAATACCTCAAGAGCCATTAGCCACTCCACCCCAGTAG
- a CDS encoding SMC-Scp complex subunit ScpB: MISNIPRLVTLLFYSGEAVSAKQIIKEFKITQEELGQLVITANKSLDSLGLYIIYSSTKLELATLSQYTKATLAFHNDSTQTLSQSALEVLSIISYNQPISKDEVDDIRGVSSEQSLKNLANLGLIQKSSNTSDLKYTTTTEFLKLAGIKNLKDLDTPNE, translated from the coding sequence ATGATCAGTAATATTCCCAGGCTAGTGACCTTACTATTTTATTCTGGCGAAGCGGTAAGTGCTAAGCAAATTATTAAAGAATTCAAGATTACCCAAGAGGAACTAGGCCAATTAGTTATTACTGCTAATAAAAGCCTGGACTCGCTAGGTTTATATATCATTTACAGCTCGACGAAATTAGAGCTTGCGACTCTTAGCCAGTACACTAAAGCTACTCTGGCATTCCATAATGATTCTACCCAGACTCTGTCTCAGTCAGCGCTAGAGGTACTGAGCATAATATCGTATAATCAGCCCATTAGTAAGGACGAAGTTGATGATATCCGAGGTGTTTCCAGCGAACAGTCCTTAAAGAATCTAGCCAATTTGGGTTTGATACAAAAATCTAGCAATACTTCAGATTTAAAATATACAACAACGACTGAATTTCTGAAGCTAGCTGGCATAAAAAACCTTAAGGATTTGGACACGCCAAATGAATGA
- a CDS encoding ATP-binding protein encodes MANLQTTDKNYINLAPLTALFHALVAFFVLTLFIFNVDIANKTALAVILMFIVISGLAYNFLLVGWVASKSGLLSKYFQLLFIVIELVVIVYFTGGLNSAWYNVFLMLIIGCSVLGLGAFYINIGIVTAFYIVMIVVKLISSTATEFNFSSFPATISALVFAGMVAYASDNYRRTTELTEQISSQLDHAKLTERLMLAAIADPVIGIDSDRNIILMNEAAQTLSGWDMHDALDLPYSQVFRLRDSKDRDVTNDTDPFVHVLKDQKPTKTDNFYLLRKNNQKISVLMSIAPTVNSEGRVSGAIAVITDISEEKALQRERNEFVSTASHEMRTPVAAIEGYLSMAFNPSLATIDERAKGFLIKAHDSSIHLGALFQDLLSVTKIEDKHIKDSRKVFNLSDLVLKISSEMEPIASKKNLSLKTHIGGAGIKNELVVAPTFMVSADPLRLNEIVTNLVDNAIKYTQAGGIDINITGDKSSVSVEITDTGMGITPQEQKHLFEKFYRVDNTMTREQSGTGLGLYIARNLVELYGGKIWVSSKLGKGSTFGFRLPIVRVVA; translated from the coding sequence GTGGCAAACTTACAAACTACAGATAAAAACTACATAAACTTAGCCCCTTTAACGGCCCTATTCCACGCTCTGGTCGCATTCTTTGTTTTGACACTATTCATATTTAATGTCGATATCGCAAATAAAACAGCCCTTGCAGTTATCCTGATGTTTATTGTTATCTCGGGGCTAGCTTATAACTTTTTATTAGTAGGCTGGGTGGCCAGCAAGAGCGGACTACTATCTAAATACTTTCAGCTGCTATTTATAGTTATAGAACTTGTTGTGATAGTCTACTTTACCGGCGGATTAAACTCTGCTTGGTATAATGTCTTTTTGATGCTCATAATCGGCTGCTCAGTACTTGGATTAGGGGCTTTTTATATAAATATAGGTATTGTGACGGCTTTTTATATAGTTATGATAGTGGTCAAGCTTATATCCAGCACTGCTACTGAGTTTAATTTTAGCTCATTTCCTGCCACTATTTCGGCCCTAGTGTTTGCGGGCATGGTGGCATATGCTTCAGATAACTATCGTAGAACTACAGAGTTAACTGAGCAAATTTCCAGCCAGCTTGACCATGCGAAGCTAACGGAACGCCTGATGCTGGCTGCCATCGCTGACCCGGTGATTGGCATAGATTCTGACCGAAATATAATATTAATGAATGAAGCAGCCCAAACCCTTAGCGGTTGGGATATGCACGATGCTCTCGATCTGCCTTACAGCCAAGTTTTTCGTCTTCGTGACAGCAAAGATAGGGATGTCACAAATGATACAGACCCATTTGTTCATGTTCTCAAAGACCAGAAGCCCACCAAAACCGATAACTTTTACTTGCTTAGGAAAAACAACCAAAAGATTTCTGTACTTATGTCGATTGCCCCAACCGTTAATTCTGAAGGCAGGGTAAGCGGCGCTATCGCAGTTATCACTGACATATCCGAGGAGAAGGCTCTGCAGAGAGAAAGAAATGAATTTGTTTCTACGGCAAGCCATGAAATGCGTACTCCTGTTGCAGCTATTGAAGGCTACCTTTCAATGGCATTCAACCCCAGCTTGGCAACTATAGATGAGAGAGCTAAGGGCTTTCTAATTAAGGCGCATGATTCGTCTATCCATCTTGGAGCGCTCTTTCAGGATCTTCTGAGCGTGACTAAGATAGAGGATAAGCACATAAAGGATAGCAGAAAAGTATTCAACCTAAGCGACCTAGTGCTCAAAATATCATCAGAGATGGAGCCTATTGCATCCAAAAAGAACCTCAGCCTAAAGACTCACATCGGTGGCGCAGGGATTAAAAATGAGCTCGTGGTTGCGCCTACCTTCATGGTTTCTGCAGATCCTCTTAGGCTAAATGAAATAGTAACAAACCTTGTCGATAACGCAATTAAATACACCCAGGCCGGCGGCATAGATATCAATATCACAGGAGATAAATCTAGTGTTAGTGTCGAAATTACTGACACAGGTATGGGGATAACACCTCAAGAACAAAAGCACCTTTTTGAAAAATTTTATAGGGTGGACAATACTATGACTAGGGAGCAATCAGGAACCGGGCTTGGCCTATATATCGCCAGGAATTTAGTGGAGCTATATGGTGGCAAGATATGGGTGTCTTCTAAGCTAGGTAAAGGCTCGACCTTTGGTTTTAGGCTGCCGATAGTAAGAGTGGTTGCATAA
- the aspS gene encoding aspartate--tRNA ligase, with protein sequence MINRTMISELTNMVGQEASINGWVHVRRDHGKLAFFEIRDASAIVQTVYFRSGVALDEIIDKLRPEYVVEIKGLIKARPEKMINTEHPNGAVEFEIIDLKILSHAETPPFEIADIKSKVGEDVRMRYRYLDLRRAGMQNNLRFRHKFIKSIRDYMDSFGFIEIETPILTKSSPEGARDFLVPSRLSEGKFYALPQAPQQFKQLLMISGFEKYYQIARCFRDEDQRGDRQPEFTQLDMEMSFMSQQEILDFNETMLKKIISDMLPNKKLPTKFPVITYAESMEKYGNDKPDMRKNVDDPDELAFCWVVDFPVFEKTSEGHITFAHNPFAKPLDEDLGLLKSDNPKDLLKMRAHCYDLVLNGVEISSGSLRINDPLVQKAIFERFGLSESEVNERFGDFLEAFKYGVPPHGGFAPGLDRLITELLNEGSIREVIAFPKTGDGRDLMFKSPSIVSPEQLKELGIAIKPQDG encoded by the coding sequence ATGATAAATCGCACAATGATTTCCGAACTAACAAACATGGTCGGCCAAGAAGCTAGTATTAATGGCTGGGTTCATGTTAGACGCGACCACGGCAAGTTAGCCTTTTTTGAGATTCGTGATGCTTCAGCTATTGTTCAGACAGTATACTTTAGGAGCGGGGTGGCTCTGGACGAAATAATCGACAAGCTCAGGCCTGAATATGTCGTGGAAATCAAGGGACTAATAAAGGCTCGGCCAGAAAAAATGATAAATACCGAACATCCAAATGGCGCTGTTGAATTTGAGATTATAGACCTTAAAATTTTAAGCCACGCCGAAACACCACCTTTCGAGATAGCGGATATCAAATCTAAGGTTGGTGAAGATGTAAGAATGCGCTACCGGTATCTTGATTTGCGAAGGGCAGGTATGCAAAACAACCTTCGTTTCAGGCATAAATTTATAAAATCTATTAGGGATTATATGGACTCATTTGGTTTTATCGAAATAGAGACTCCTATTTTAACTAAATCTTCACCCGAAGGAGCTCGAGACTTCTTGGTGCCATCTAGGCTCAGTGAAGGTAAGTTTTATGCACTTCCTCAGGCGCCTCAGCAGTTCAAGCAGCTCTTGATGATTAGCGGATTTGAAAAATACTATCAAATTGCTCGTTGCTTTCGCGATGAGGATCAGAGAGGCGATAGACAGCCCGAGTTTACCCAGCTAGATATGGAAATGAGTTTTATGTCTCAGCAAGAGATTTTAGATTTCAACGAGACAATGCTAAAGAAAATAATTTCGGATATGCTCCCTAATAAAAAGCTACCCACTAAATTTCCCGTAATTACTTATGCTGAATCTATGGAAAAATATGGCAATGACAAGCCAGACATGCGTAAAAATGTCGATGACCCAGACGAGCTCGCTTTTTGTTGGGTAGTAGACTTCCCAGTTTTTGAAAAAACATCAGAAGGCCATATCACCTTTGCTCACAACCCTTTTGCCAAGCCGCTAGATGAAGATCTTGGACTACTTAAATCCGATAACCCAAAGGACCTACTTAAAATGCGAGCGCACTGTTATGACTTAGTTCTAAATGGAGTAGAAATTAGTAGTGGCAGCTTGAGAATTAATGACCCCCTTGTGCAGAAAGCTATTTTTGAAAGGTTTGGTCTAAGCGAGAGCGAAGTCAACGAGAGGTTTGGTGACTTCCTAGAGGCCTTTAAGTACGGGGTGCCACCTCATGGTGGCTTTGCTCCTGGCCTAGACAGATTGATTACTGAGCTGCTAAATGAAGGCTCAATTCGAGAAGTTATCGCATTTCCTAAAACGGGCGACGGCAGGGATCTCATGTTTAAAAGCCCATCTATTGTCAGCCCTGAGCAGCTCAAGGAGCTTGGAATTGCAATCAAGCCCCAGGATGGTTAG
- a CDS encoding FAD-dependent oxidoreductase, which translates to MDLKLIHKQKIASDSWELIFDKPEGFFYEPGQFIEINLEHPNPDDRGFKRWFTLSSSPTESDLMVTSRLVDKHSTFKDALFKLKAGDSIKASEPMGKFTLPTDITKKIVWIAGGIGITPFRSQMKFLLDNQESRDVTLIYSNRSLKDVCFQDLWDEAQKNLPNFKYVQTLVDEIPSDWQAEKGFVDGPMLERVITNLDECEFFISGPEPMVEAFKPILTGKGIEEKYIHQDWFPNYTEKY; encoded by the coding sequence ATGGATTTAAAACTTATTCATAAACAAAAAATAGCGAGCGATAGCTGGGAGTTGATTTTTGACAAGCCCGAGGGGTTCTTTTATGAGCCGGGGCAATTTATAGAAATTAATTTAGAGCACCCTAACCCAGACGACAGAGGATTCAAGCGCTGGTTCACATTATCAAGCTCACCAACCGAGAGCGATTTGATGGTGACATCGAGATTAGTAGATAAACATTCAACTTTCAAGGATGCTCTATTTAAGCTAAAGGCAGGTGATAGTATTAAGGCTTCCGAGCCTATGGGAAAATTCACTTTGCCTACAGATATAACCAAAAAGATAGTCTGGATTGCGGGCGGAATAGGCATTACGCCATTTAGATCCCAGATGAAGTTCTTATTAGATAACCAAGAAAGTCGCGATGTAACATTGATTTATTCTAATCGAAGCCTAAAAGATGTGTGCTTCCAGGACTTGTGGGATGAAGCTCAAAAGAATCTACCTAATTTCAAGTATGTTCAGACATTGGTAGATGAAATACCAAGTGACTGGCAGGCCGAAAAGGGTTTTGTAGATGGGCCGATGCTTGAAAGAGTAATTACAAATTTGGACGAATGCGAATTCTTCATTTCGGGCCCAGAACCGATGGTCGAAGCGTTTAAGCCAATCCTAACTGGTAAGGGTATAGAGGAAAAGTATATTCATCAAGATTGGTTCCCGAACTACACCGAAAAGTATTAG
- a CDS encoding segregation/condensation protein A produces MAFVLELKNFQGPFDVLLEMLRKQKLDITEVALAKITSDYLKYTAQLDLKITEMNWFLYVAAKLAMDKSSALLDVDVTDESDDIDLEESLKRYAVVKASARQIGDRSLAPMLTSRSKPTRPARLAPITAAQLAKSFKEAMAQYRAKPEIQTIESRSDKYQYIRENFINSLNKLDSFTADEIVDNSSNKTEAIIYFLALLDMLRDGRLDIRNDIFMQGAN; encoded by the coding sequence GTGGCCTTTGTCTTAGAACTAAAAAACTTCCAGGGACCTTTTGATGTGCTACTAGAAATGCTAAGAAAACAAAAGTTAGATATAACCGAGGTAGCTCTTGCCAAGATAACATCTGACTACCTTAAATATACTGCCCAGCTAGATTTGAAGATTACTGAAATGAATTGGTTTTTATATGTGGCCGCTAAATTGGCAATGGATAAAAGTTCTGCACTATTGGATGTAGATGTCACTGATGAAAGCGATGACATCGATCTTGAGGAAAGCCTAAAGCGCTATGCAGTCGTAAAGGCTTCTGCGAGGCAGATAGGTGATAGGTCCTTAGCCCCAATGCTAACAAGTAGATCCAAGCCGACAAGGCCAGCAAGGCTAGCTCCCATTACAGCGGCCCAGCTTGCAAAAAGTTTTAAAGAGGCAATGGCCCAGTACCGCGCTAAGCCAGAGATTCAAACTATAGAGTCTAGGTCTGATAAGTACCAATATATACGGGAGAATTTTATTAACAGCCTTAATAAATTAGATTCTTTTACCGCAGATGAAATAGTTGATAATTCCAGTAATAAAACTGAAGCTATAATTTATTTCCTAGCTTTATTGGATATGCTACGAGATGGTCGACTCGACATCAGAAATGACATATTTATGCAGGGGGCAAACTAA